In the Blastocatellia bacterium genome, CTCCCGTGCGGAGACGCTTGAGGACGGAAAGCTGGTTGAGCGTCTGTTCGGCGAGCTTCAGCGCTCGTCGCGTTCCCGCCCATACCACGCGCGTGAGGGCCTGGTCGTAGGGTACAAACTCGTACTCGGTGTGTTCCCGAGGATCAAGCTCGATTTTTCCTGGCTCACCCGGGAGCTCCGCCGCAAACGTGTGCTCGCGGACGATAACCGGTTGGGGAAGTGACAAATCCGGCAGAAGTTCTGGTGCAATGGCAAAAGCATGAATGTAGGGCAGCCGATGAAGGGGCGGGCACTGGTCCTTCAGGCCGGTTTCTTCGGCAACTTCACGGATGGCGGCTGCCGGTGGCGATTCCCCCGGTTCAATGAATCCGGTCACTGGTTGCCAGAATCCTCCCGCTTCAGCACGCCGTTTGAAAAGAAGATAACGGTTATCCGGCAGCGAGCGAAGGATTACCATGACAGATTCACGATCAATCGGTTTCACGAAGGGCCTACGATTGAATACCTGGCCGAAGTGGCCGATAAGAGCTGACTCGACCTGGTCGAAGGAGACGTGCTGCCCGCAGACCCTTTCCATCGAGGTCATGCGAACTCCGCTCAGCCCGCAGGGGACAATCAGGTCAAAGGGTGAAAGGTCATTGGCAACATTCAGAGCCAAACCGTGTCGCGTGATCCAGCGGCTGAGGTGAACTCCGATGGAGGCGATTTTTTCTCCTCGGACCCAGACGCCCGTTCGACCTGCCTCTCGATGGGCCTCGATACCAAAATCCGCCAATGTGCGGATGATGACCTCTTCCAATAAGCGCAGATAATGATGGACGTCCCGCTCCGCGCCCCGAAGTTGGAGGATGGGATAGGCAACGAGCTGACCCGGCCCGTGGTATGTTACAGCTCCCCCCCGATCCGTTTGAACTACATCTATCCCGAGTTCGCGCAGCCTCTCAAGTGGACAGAGAATCTGCCGGGATGCCTTCTGAGCGGCACTTCTGCCCACTGTGATCACCGGAGGATGCTCAAGGAGCAGGATTGTATCGGGTACGGCTCCACGCTGACGCTCCTGTTCGACAAGCCGTTGAATGAGTAAACCGTCTTCGTACTCAACCAACCCCAGTCTCCGAACAGCCAGAAGACCGTCTTCATCCCACATGCCCACGATTACTCCCGGCTGATGTCGAAAGTCTCCAGGAAGCGCTTGATATGAGACATAAACTGGTCGGCAACAGCTCCATCAATGAGGCGGTGATCAAACGTCAGCGCAAAGTACGCCGTGGGACGAATGGCAAGAGCATCGCCCCTGTCCGTCTCGATAACTACAGGACGCTTGGCAATCTGACCAACACCGAGGATGGCGACTTGAGGCTGGTTAATGATGGGAGTTCCGAAAAGCGAGCCGAAAAGACCGGGATTGGTGATGGTGAATGTTCCTCCTTGAACGTCCTCCGGTTTGAGTTGCTTAGCTCGGGCTCGTGTGGCGAGATCGGAAATGGCTTTGGCCAAGCCCACGAGACTTTTTTCATCCGCGTTTTTGATGACGGGAACGATCAGTCCCCAATCCAGAGCGACGGCGATGCCGATGTTGATGTCCTTTCGATAGATGATCTTGTCCTCGGCGACCGATGCGTTGAGAATGGGGAAGGCCTTGAGCGCGTCAACGGTGGCGCGGGTGATAAACGGGAGGTAGGTTAGATGAATCCCGTGTCGCTTCTGGAATTCCTCGCGCAACTGGCGGCGAAGCTCTTCGACCCGGGTCATGTCAATCTCAAAGACCGTCGTCACGTGGGCTGAGGTGCGCTGGCTCAGGATCATGTGCTCGGCGATCTTTTTGCGCATGACGGTCATGGGAACGACCTCGACGCGCTCACCTTCAAAGGTCACCCCGCTCACAGCAGGCCGCTCAGGCTCGATAGGTTCGGCGGGAACTGGGCTGACAGAAGCCCTCCGGTTTTCGATGTAGCTCAAGACATCTCGTTTGGTAATGCGGCCCCCCATTCCCGTTCCCTGGATGTGCGAGAGATCAATGTTATACTCTCGTGCGAGTTTGCGGACCACAGGAGAGGCACGCAACCCAGGCGCAGAAACACCAACCGGAGCTGGTTGTTCCGGGACGGAAATTGTAATTGGCTTTTTCTGCTTCTCCCAGGGATAAGGTTCAAGCGTGAGCCTGCGCTCTGGTGTTTCTCGTTTGGGCGGCGTTGCTGACAGGGAAGGGGACGAGGGCAA is a window encoding:
- the lipB gene encoding lipoyl(octanoyl) transferase LipB; protein product: MWDEDGLLAVRRLGLVEYEDGLLIQRLVEQERQRGAVPDTILLLEHPPVITVGRSAAQKASRQILCPLERLRELGIDVVQTDRGGAVTYHGPGQLVAYPILQLRGAERDVHHYLRLLEEVIIRTLADFGIEAHREAGRTGVWVRGEKIASIGVHLSRWITRHGLALNVANDLSPFDLIVPCGLSGVRMTSMERVCGQHVSFDQVESALIGHFGQVFNRRPFVKPIDRESVMVILRSLPDNRYLLFKRRAEAGGFWQPVTGFIEPGESPPAAAIREVAEETGLKDQCPPLHRLPYIHAFAIAPELLPDLSLPQPVIVREHTFAAELPGEPGKIELDPREHTEYEFVPYDQALTRVVWAGTRRALKLAEQTLNQLSVLKRLRTGADL
- a CDS encoding dihydrolipoamide acetyltransferase family protein; the protein is MPQMGESIAEGTITKWFKKPGERVKRDEPLFEISTDKVDAEIPSPAEGILAEILVAEGETVPIKTVVARLETEAEVSSAAGPPTASSIPRPEPSTHTAATLPSSPSLSATPPKRETPERRLTLEPYPWEKQKKPITISVPEQPAPVGVSAPGLRASPVVRKLAREYNIDLSHIQGTGMGGRITKRDVLSYIENRRASVSPVPAEPIEPERPAVSGVTFEGERVEVVPMTVMRKKIAEHMILSQRTSAHVTTVFEIDMTRVEELRRQLREEFQKRHGIHLTYLPFITRATVDALKAFPILNASVAEDKIIYRKDINIGIAVALDWGLIVPVIKNADEKSLVGLAKAISDLATRARAKQLKPEDVQGGTFTITNPGLFGSLFGTPIINQPQVAILGVGQIAKRPVVIETDRGDALAIRPTAYFALTFDHRLIDGAVADQFMSHIKRFLETFDISRE